A stretch of the Pseudomonas helvetica genome encodes the following:
- a CDS encoding aldehyde dehydrogenase family protein, with product MVAALLDRLGVNPALYQNGKQPVHSPIDGSHIASVNWEGAAEVEQQVSRAEHAFDLWRKVPAPRRGELVRQFGEVLREYKADLGELVSWEAGKITQEGLGEVQEMIDICDFAVGLSRQLYGLTIASERPGHHMRESWHPLGVVGVISAFNFPVAVWAWNTTLALVCGNSVIWKPSEKTPLTALACQALFERVLKNFSDAPEYLSQVIIGGRDAGEALVDDPRVALISATGSTRMGREVAPKIAARFARSILELGGNNAMILGPSADLDMAVRAILFSAVGTAGQRCTTLRRLIAHESVKEEIVTRLKAAYSKVRIGHPLEGNLVGPLIDKHSFENMQDALEQALSEGGRVFGGQRQLEDKFPNAYYVSPAIVEMPEQSDVVRSETFAPILYVVGYKDFAEALRLNNAVPQGLSSCIFTTDVREAEQFMSAVGSDCGIANVNIGPSGAEIGGAFGGEKETGGGRESGSDAWRGYMRRQTNTVNYSLELPLAQGITFD from the coding sequence ATGGTTGCCGCATTGCTTGATCGCTTGGGGGTGAACCCGGCCCTGTACCAGAACGGCAAACAGCCCGTGCATTCACCGATCGACGGCAGCCATATTGCCTCGGTGAACTGGGAAGGCGCTGCTGAAGTCGAGCAGCAGGTCAGTCGCGCAGAGCATGCGTTCGACCTCTGGCGCAAGGTTCCGGCGCCGCGTCGTGGTGAACTGGTGCGCCAGTTCGGCGAAGTGCTGCGCGAGTACAAAGCTGATCTGGGCGAGCTGGTGTCCTGGGAAGCCGGCAAGATCACTCAGGAAGGTCTGGGGGAAGTTCAGGAGATGATCGACATCTGCGACTTCGCCGTCGGTCTGTCGCGTCAGCTCTACGGTTTGACCATCGCCTCCGAACGTCCGGGCCACCACATGCGTGAGTCCTGGCATCCACTGGGCGTGGTCGGGGTGATCAGCGCGTTCAACTTCCCGGTCGCGGTCTGGGCCTGGAACACCACACTGGCGCTGGTCTGCGGCAACTCGGTGATCTGGAAACCGTCGGAGAAAACCCCGCTTACCGCACTGGCCTGCCAGGCGCTGTTCGAGCGCGTATTGAAGAATTTCAGCGATGCGCCGGAGTACCTGAGCCAGGTGATCATCGGCGGCCGCGATGCCGGTGAAGCGCTGGTGGACGACCCGCGTGTGGCCTTGATCAGCGCCACCGGCAGCACCCGCATGGGCCGTGAAGTGGCACCGAAAATCGCCGCACGCTTTGCTCGCAGCATTCTGGAGCTGGGCGGCAACAACGCGATGATCCTTGGCCCGAGCGCCGACCTCGACATGGCGGTGCGGGCGATTCTGTTCAGTGCAGTCGGCACCGCCGGTCAGCGTTGCACCACTCTGCGTCGCTTGATCGCCCATGAATCGGTCAAGGAAGAGATCGTCACCCGCCTCAAGGCGGCGTATTCCAAAGTGCGCATCGGCCATCCGCTGGAAGGCAATCTGGTTGGCCCGCTGATCGACAAGCACAGCTTTGAAAACATGCAGGACGCGCTGGAACAAGCCTTGAGCGAAGGCGGCCGGGTATTTGGTGGCCAGCGTCAGCTCGAAGACAAGTTCCCGAACGCTTACTACGTTTCGCCGGCCATCGTCGAAATGCCGGAGCAGAGCGATGTGGTGCGCAGCGAAACCTTCGCGCCGATTCTGTACGTGGTTGGCTATAAAGACTTCGCCGAAGCGCTGCGCCTGAACAATGCGGTGCCACAAGGTCTGTCGTCGTGCATCTTCACCACTGACGTGCGTGAGGCCGAGCAGTTCATGTCGGCAGTGGGCAGCGACTGCGGCATCGCCAACGTCAACATCGGTCCGAGCGGCGCGGAAATCGGCGGCGCCTTTGGAGGAGAGAAAGAAACCGGCGGCGGTCGCGAGTCCGGCTCCGATGCATGGCGCGGCTACATGCGTCGCCAGACCAACACCGTCAACTACTCACTGGAGTTGCCGCTGGCCCAGGGGATTACCTTCGACTGA